A DNA window from Vigna angularis cultivar LongXiaoDou No.4 chromosome 1, ASM1680809v1, whole genome shotgun sequence contains the following coding sequences:
- the LOC108338130 gene encoding IQ domain-containing protein IQM1, with the protein MGLSLSLLESALEEISRQLLFYMPFNVSFASKDGTLILRASSFKKGESKTANVLSNGSRSSNRLRDNRPQCVLLERKFSFVQDEDDMDWNNLASKDQLKHKPVPLLSLPKAAVFSPSRPANELDAAATKLQKVYKGYRTRRNLADCAVVVEELWWKALDFAALKRSSVSFFDVKKPETAVSRWARARTRAAKVGKGLSKDDKAQKLALQHWLEAIDPRHRYGHNLHLYYDIWFESQSTQPFFYWLDVGDGKEINLKKCPRSTLQGQCIRYLGPKEREEYEVIAKNGKLVYKKDNKLVNTDERSKWIFVLSTTRALYVGRKQKGTFQHSSFLSGGATTAAGRLVAHQGDLEAIWPYSGHYHPTEENFKEFVSFLEEHKVDLTNVKRCAIDDDTPSLSGTNSFTDEPQQTMGPDLISHTGPSSAIHVNKSIVDKKDDAAAFNLSKRFSCKWTTGTGPRIGCVRDYPGHLQSRALEQVNLSPRPNSSRLSNYGPVPSPRPSPKVRMSPRLAFMGLPSPRNPIPAS; encoded by the exons ATGGGATTATCACTTTCCTTGCTCGAATCTGCGTTGGAAGAAATTTCCAGACAGCTTCTCTTTTATATGCCTTTCAATGTCAGCTTTGCTTCCAAAGATGGAACCTTGATTTTAAGGGCATCTAGCTTTAAGAAAGGAGAATCAAAAACTGCTAATGTTTTGTCAAACGGATCCAGAAGTTCAAACCGGTTAAGGGATAACAGACCCCAATGTGTGCTCCTCGAAAGAAAATTTTCGTTTGTTCAAGATGAGGACGACATGGATTGGAATAATCTTGCAAGCAAAGATCAATTGAAACATAAACCAGTGCCTTTGCTTTCTCTCCCTAAAGCAGCAGTTTTCTCTCCCTCTAGACCTGCCAACGAGCTTGATGCAGCTGCAACCAAACTCCAAAAAGTCTACAAGGGTTACCGTACTCGAAGAAACCTTGCGGATTGTGCAGTAGTCGTGGAAGAGCTATG GTGGAAGGCATTGGATTTCGCAGCTCTTAAAAGGAGTTCTGTGTCATTCTTTGATGTCAAAAAACCAGAAACTGCAGTGTCAAGGTGGGCAAGGGCAAGAACAAGAGCAGCTAAG GTCGGCAAAGGTTTATCCAAAGATGACAAGGCACAAAAACTAGCCCTGCAACATTGGCTTGAAGCT ATTGACCCACGTCATCGCTATGGACATAATTTGCACCTGTATTATGACATTTGGTTTGAAAGTCAAAGCACTCAACCATTTTTCTATTG GTTGGATGTTGGAGATGGCAAAGAAATAAATCTTAAGAAGTGCCCAAGGAGCACTCTACAAGGCCAATGCATTAGATATCTTGGACCA aaagaaagggaagaaTATGAAGTGATAGCTAAAAATGGAAAGCTAGTTTACAAAAAGGATAACAAACTCGTGAACACCGATGAGAGATCGAAATGGATATTTGTTCTTAGCACCACAAGGGCCTTGTATGTGGGGAGAAAACAAAAGGGTACATTTCAACACTCGAGTTTTCTTTCTGGTGGTGCAACCACAGCAGCTGGCAGATTAGTGGCCCATCAAGGTGATCTTGAG GCTATTTGGCCATACAGTGGTCATTATCACCCAACAGAAGAGAATTTCAAAGAATTTGTAAGCTTTCTGGAGGAGCACAAAGTAGACCTCACCAATGTAAAG AGATGTGCAATAGATGATGATACTCCTTCCCTTTCTGGGACTAACTCCTTTACTGATGAACCACAACAAACTATGGGCCCTGATCTAATTTCTCACACGGGCCCATCAAGTGCAATCCATGTGAATAAAAGCATTGTGGACAAAAAGGATGACGCAGCAGCATTCAACCTTTCCAAGAGGTTTTCTTGTAAGTGGACCACCGGGACTGGGCCTCGTATTGGGTGTGTCCGTGACTACCCTGGACACTTGCAATCGAGAGCGCTGGAGCAAGTCAATTTGTCCCCAAGGCCCAATTCTTCGCGCTTGAGCAACTATGGCCCAGTTCCTTCTCCCAGGCCCAGCCCAAAAGTGAGGATGTCCCCCAGGCTTGCATTTATGGGCTTGCCCAGTCCAAGAAACCCAATTCCAGCCAGTTAA
- the LOC108338131 gene encoding casein kinase 1-like protein 1 has protein sequence MEPRVGNKFRLGRKIGSGSFGEIYLGTNIQTNEEVAIKLENVKTKHPQLLYESKLYRILQGGTGIPNVRWFGVEGDYNVLVMDLLGPSLEDLFNFCSRKLSLKTVLMLADQMINRVEFIHSKSFLHRDIKPDNFLMGLGRRANQVYAIDFGLAKKYRDSSTHQHIPYRENKNLTGTARYASMNTHLGIEQSRRDDLESLGYVLMYFLRGSLPWQGLKAGTKKQKYEKISEKKVSTSIEALCRGYPTEFASYFHYCRSLRFDDKPDYAYLKRIFRDLFIREGFQFDYVFDWTILKYQQSQLATPPTRAIGPSAGTSSGMPPAVTNADRHTGGEEGRPPAVVSVDSSRRRMSGPILNTLSSANVLGQSSGSSRRVAVSGSRDAFVGTESDIRTRTAEASSGVAHRGLSGQRSSPIGSSDPKRVVSSGRNASHVKNYDSVLLRGMEGLQLENDERTHY, from the exons ATGGAACCTCGTGTTGGGAATAAGTTTCGCCTGGGTCGGAAGATCGGAAGCGGCTCCTTTGGGGAGATCTatttag GTACTAATATTCAAACAAACGAAGAGGTCGCAATTAAGCTT GAAAATGTCAAGACAAAGCATCCTCAGTTGCTGTATGAGTCCAAGCTGTACAGAATCCTTCAGGGAGGAA CTGGAATCCCAAATGTCAGATGGTTTGGAGTCGAGGGAGATTACAATGTTTTGGTGATGGATCTGCTGGGACCTAGTCTTGAAGATCTATTTAACTTCTGTAGTAGAAAGCTATCACTGAAGACAGTTCTCATGCTTGCTGATCAAATG ATCAACCGTGTTGAGTTCATTCATTCTAAATCATTTCTGCATCGAGATATCAAACCAGATAACTTTCTAATGGGATTAGGAAGGCGTGCAAACCAG GTTTATGCTATTGATTTTGGTTTGGCTAAGAAATACAGAGATAGTTCAACACATCAACATATTCCTTACAG GGAAAATAAGAATTTGACTGGAACTGCAAGATATGCTAGCATGAATACTCACCTTGGCATTG AGCAAAGCAGAAGAGATGATCTTGAGTCTCTTGGTTATGTTTTGATGTACTTCTTGAGAGGAAG TCTTCCTTGGCAGGGACTTAAAGCAGGAACAAAGAAACAGAAGTATGAAAAAATCAGTGAAAAGAAGGTTTCTACCTCGATTGAG GCCCTGTGTCGTGGCTATCCAACGGAATTTGCATCTTACTTTCATTACTGCCGATCATTAAGGTTTGATGATAAGCCAGATTATGCTTACCTCAAAAGGATATTTCGGGACCTTTTTATACGTGAAG GATTCCAGTTTGATTATGTCTTTGATTGGACCATTTTGAAGTATCAGCAATCACAGTTAGCCACTCCTCCAACACGAGCCATT GGTCCTAGTGCTGGAACCAGTTCTGGAATGCCCCCAGCTGTTACTAATGCTGATAGGCATACAG GAGGGGAAGAAGGGCGACCTCCTGCTGTGGTTTCAGTGGATTCCTCAAGGCGCAGAATGTCAGGGCCCATTTTAAATACT TTATCAAGTGCCAATGTCTTGGGTCAGTCAAGTGGATCATCGAGGCGGGTTGCTGTTTCTGGTAGCCGTGATGCATTTGTTGGTACTGAGTCGGATATCCGTACTCGCACAGCTGAAGCTAGCTCTGGAGTAGCACACAGAGGTTTGAGTGGGCAAAGAAGTTCACCAATTGGATCTTCTGATCCCAAGAGAGTTGTATCATCCGGGAGAAACGCTTCTCATGTGAAAAATTATGACTCTGTACTACTCAGGGGCATGGAAGGTTTGCAGTTAGAGAATGATGAGAGGACCCATTATTAA